A region from the Benincasa hispida cultivar B227 chromosome 10, ASM972705v1, whole genome shotgun sequence genome encodes:
- the LOC120088693 gene encoding vascular-related unknown protein 1-like — protein sequence MEKSVYSSTNPQFPHPLPSFSTSAAAESGWTAYLDDPSDDDDTYTFPTSSLLSDAASHAACKFSPAAADPPPPLTDHLKISTKLILKPKQTHFFVDASLEDTASSPDNSPKVGHLGPFDGNNYRRKSSLGNGKKYRGDHERNLEMSFKRKATEYTDLKKRGLCLVPLSMFTNYMG from the exons ATGGAGAAATCTGTTTATTCATCCACCAACCCACAATTCCCTCACCCATTGCCTTCCTTTTCCACCTCCGCCGCCGCCGAAAGCGGCTGGACCGCCTACTTGGACGACCCCTCCGACGACGACGACACCTACACTTTCCCCACCTCCTCCTTGCTCTCCGACGCCGCTTCTCACGCTGCATGCAAATTCTCCCCCGCCGCCGCCGACCCTCCACCTCCGCTCACCGACCACCTCAAAATCTCCACGAAGTTGATTCTCAAGCCTAAACAAACTCACTTTTTTGTCGATGCTTCTCTTGAAGATACTGCCAGTTCTCCTGATAATAGCCCCAAG GTTGGTCATTTGGGGCCGTTCGATGGGAATAATTATCGAAGAAAAAGTTCGCtg GGAAATGGAAAGAAATATAGAGGAGATcatgaaagaaatttggagatgagttTTAAGAGGAAGGCTACTGAATATACAGACTTGAAAAAAAGAGGATTGTGTTTAGTTCCTTTGTCCATGTTCACAAATTACATGGGTTGA